One Nicotiana tomentosiformis chromosome 4, ASM39032v3, whole genome shotgun sequence genomic window carries:
- the LOC138909337 gene encoding uncharacterized mitochondrial protein AtMg00240-like, which translates to MSPSTTLDEDKDGKSVDEIMYRGMIDSLLYLTASRPNIMFCIYKYARYQSAPKEFHLTAVKRIIRYLIGTVDYGLWYESLDNFDLKGFLDADFAGDKIDRKSTSGM; encoded by the coding sequence ATGAGTCCATCAACTACCTTGGATGAAGATAAAGACGGTAAGAGTGTTGATGAAATAATGTATCGAGGTATGATTGACTCCCTACTATATCTTACAGCTAGTCGACCAAATATTATGTTCTGCATTTACAAATATGCAAGATATCAGTCAGCTCCTAAAGAATTCCACTTGACTGCTGTTAAACGTATTATCAGATATTTGATAGGGACAGTCGACTATGGATTATGGTACGAAAGTTTAGATAATTTTGATCTCAAAGGGTTTTTAGATGCAGATTTTGCAGGAGATAAAATTGACAGGAAAAGCACAAGTGGAATGTGA